Proteins encoded in a region of the Fusarium keratoplasticum isolate Fu6.1 chromosome 13, whole genome shotgun sequence genome:
- a CDS encoding MFS domain-containing protein has protein sequence MGFGRKHVSRLVPADHRVLMPLLLAVTIVNSATLGYDSSVMNGLLILPSYSEYFHLNTATEGLNNAAMWIGGIFGAFLMQPVPDYFGRRRAIYVASAISVVGIILQAASQNVPMFVIARFIVGVGSAISNGAAPTLLGELLPPHRRARVLGLFFSCYYVGSLASAIVNYGSQNIQSTWAWRLPSLLQFVPSALAVLIVPFVPESPRWLIAHDRNQEALEVLIIMQGKDNVDLQKAEEQLRDVRATIVREAAEYTRNPWREIIATKANRRRLAILCSFGPMINMFGNFIISFYLTKILSQAGITNPVTQTQVQVIINCWSFAVAIFGSFMLDVLGRRIQTFIGVGGMTATLLLIGGLIKRYGESTNTSGIYGTIAVIFVFQGFYAFSITPMTSLYPTEVSPFKLRATGIAIFRMLDSGFGLLASFAMAYAMADLGWKFYFINASWNFAFLIIAYFTFVETKGLELEEINTRFEGSAILNGVIEDTASQKTDTGIRKNESITDKA, from the exons ATGGGCTTCGGGCGAAAACATGTCTCCAGGCTGGTGCCTGCGGACCATAGGGTTTTAATGCCCCTGCTACTCGCTGTCACTATTGTCAATTCGGCA ACCCTCGGATATGATTCGTCTGTCATGAATGggttgttgatcttgcccTCTTACTCAGAGTACTTCCATCTCAACACCGCTACCGAGGGCCTCAACAATGCTGCCATGTGGATAGGAGGCATCTTTGGTGCCTTTCTCATGCAGCCTGTCCCAGACTACTTTGGTCGTCGACGTGCCATCTACGTCGCCTCAGCCATCAGTGTTGTGGGCATTATCCTGCAGGCTGCCTCCCAGAATGTGCCCATGTTTGTCATTGCGAGGTTTATCGTCGGTGTCGGCTCTGCAATTAGCAATGGAGCTGCACCGACGCTGCTCGGTGAGCTGCTTCCGCCTCACCGACGTGCGCGCGTTCTGGGACTCTTCTTTTCCTGCTACTACGTTGGCAGCCTTGCTTCGGCCATTGTTAATTACGGCAGTCAGAACATCCAGAGTACTTGGGCATGGCGACTGCCTTCTCTACTTCAGTTCGTCCCCAGCGCGCTGGCTGTCCTCATTGTTCCGTTTGTGCCAGAGTCTCCTCGCTGGCTGATTGCACACGACCGGAACCAGGAGGCCCTAGAAGTGTTGATTATCATGCAAGGCAAGGACAATGTGGACTTACAGAAAGCAGAGGAGCAGCTACGCGACGTCAGGGCCACTATTGTCCGTGAGGCGGCGGAGTATACTCGCAATCCATGGAGAGAGATTATCGCAACCAAGGCAAACAGGCGGAGACTTGCAATTCTTTGCAGCTTCGGTCCTATGATTAACATGTTCGGCAACTTTATCATCTC CTTCTACCTGACAAAGATACTCAGCCAAGCTGGCATCACAAATCCGGTCACCCAAACACAAGTACAGGTCATCATTAACTGCTGGTCTTTTGCTGTAGCCATTTTTGGCAGTTTCATGCTCGACGTCCTTGGTCGCAGAATCCAGACGTTTATCGGTGTCGGCGGTATGACAGCAACGCTGCTGTTGATCGGCGGTCTTATCAAAC GTTATGGCGAGAGCACCAATACCTCGGGAATTTATGGCACCATTGCTGTCATTTTTGTCTTTCAGGGCTTCTacgccttctccatcacgCCCATGACAAGTTTGTACCCAACAGAGGTGTCGCCCTTCAAGCTCCGTGCTACAGGCATTGCTATCTTCCGCATGCTCGATTCTGGATTTGG CCTTCTCGCCTCCTTCGCCATGGCCTATGCTATGGCTGATCTGGGCTGGAAGTTTTATTTCATCAACGCATCCTGGAACTTTGCGTTCCTCATTATTGCTTACTTTACCTTTGTTGAGACCAAGGGACTAGAGCTTGAAGAGATTAACACCAGGTTTGAAGGCTCTGCGATACTGAATGGTGTCATTGAGGATACTGCCTCGCAAAAGACTGATACTGGGATCCGCAAGAACGAAAGTATTACAGATAAGGCGTAA